The genomic window GTCACTCACTTCTGTCAAGTTCTCATACAAATCTTGCGTGACTGCAAACTTAAAGTAGGACGTGGCTTTTTTGTCAGCAATTATCATTGGCtataaactatattttttttgagtGCTAGTTCTATATCTTCTAACAATCATGTCATCTCAACCAGTTATACCAGTGAATATATCAATTTATCATGTTAGCTTTTGAATATATTCGTGGTCTAATTTTCAAACTCAGATTGGCATCTAATATATCACCTTAAATTTAAGAGGAactgttaaaataattttagatgatcaCATAATTATGATCATATGATTTAAGAGATCACATGACagtctataatattttttttattaatatgatctcataatatattttttattaataatattctataatatttttttttattagcaaGAATATGTATTAgctaatattatttttcttgtatGGTGTTTATATATTAGTATATGTAATCCTTAAGATATGACGAAtaaaattgagatataaataataaaatttattttctctctttctctatttttttcttcttcaacaAATATTTTAACAATCAACATCTATCCCTAAATCATCTAATGAAGCCAATTGGTGCATAAGGGTATTTCTCAAAAGTCATGAGACATGATCTATGCTCGTATCTATGTTGTGGATGAATTCTGCTAAGGTTTGCAATATTTTATTTGTTGACTCTCAcagatatatttattttagattgattaaataaatatgatttgttaaaaaaaaaaaatgatgagacatCAAAATGAAAGTGCGAAGAACTTAAATAACTTCATGAGCGATATAGAACCACACCTAGCTCGGCCATCTCCAAAATACATGATCACAACCCcactatatgtatatgtatatatataaactaCATCAGCTTAAGATTTCACACAATATTTAAATTCCCCAGATTAATATGAAGCACCAGCATCCAACAAAAGGAACACGGCTAAGCTAACTCAAACATCAGGCTTGATAGCCTTGCTGTACCCAGTCTGGTCATCATAGTACTTGGACCACAGCATCACCCCTCCATACTTGCTAGACTTCTTCAGCGCCGGAAGCACCTGAGACTTGAGGTCCCCGATCGGAATGAAACCACTCCCCGCCGCATCTGGCGCCGCCGGCAAGCCGAGGAAGATATTGGTCGCCTTGATCCCCGACGTCCATTGCTTCCAAGCATCCTCTAGGTTGGCCGCATCCCCCGAAGAATACTGGCATGGTGGATTATTGTAGAATTGCACCCAGACGTAGTCGAAGAGCCCGGTGTCGAGGGCTCCACCGACCCAAGCATCCGGGTAGGGACACTGCGGCGCCGCCGTCAAGTAGACCTTCTTCCCCTTGGCACTATAAGCTGAGAGGTACCTCGCCAGATCATCGTAGTGGTCCGGGCTCCCTCCCTCGATGTCAAAGTCGACGCCGTCGAGCACCGCATCACCTAGAGGCCGAGAAGAGGAGTGCCCGCCGAGGTAGTTGTTCCAGATGTATCTAGCTACCTGCCTGGCGTCATCTTTGGAAGTCAAAGAGTATGCCCCAGCACCGCCGCCGATGGAAAGCATGACCTTGACGCCTTTGGCCTGGCAGGACTTGATGTCTTGGCTCAAGCTGGTGCAGCCATTGGAGTAAGGGTCGCAGTGGCCTGCGAGGTTGAGCTGCGGAGTGTTGCTGGCACCGAAGGTGCAAAGGAAGGCCAGGTTGACGAAGGCATAGTCTCCAGTGGCGCAGGTCTCGGCGAGGGTGCCCTCGTTGCCGTTCTGGCCCCAGTAGATGGCAATGCGTCCGGCGTCGGAGAGGGAGAATATCAAGGAAAGGATGAGGAAGAGTAGGAACCGTGCAAGACCAGATGGTGCCATTATCCCTCGGTTGGGTATTGGAAAGAAGGAAATAAACTAGAGGTTGGATTAGCTTGGTGCGTCGAAGCAGTACTGAGCTGGGATTTTATATTGAGCGTGAGCATTTTGTCTCGTCTGCCAAAAGCCAGCGTGCCCACTCGGTTAAGGTGGAATGGCCCTGATAAAATTATTCTGATTTTGGTGGCTACCTTGCTTGCCGCAGAGTGAGTACGAAGTGGGATTACGTGAAAGTGACATGGCAGATTAGCTGACGTTACCTCCACGGCGGAGGCAAGACGACTCACAGTGTCCAAATTGATATCGTAAAAGCTTTGAGAATCCTACGCTGAATGATTGGCCTTCAAAATGCATCCGTTGACAGCTGATCATGGGCTGGACCTTGGATCTTCACACTATTCAATTTAATCATGCTTCGGGCTGgccctatatatatgtataatttaatattttcaatACCCGAGCCCAGCCCATGATCAGCTGTCTAATCTCTTGAGATTTTTcagatatacacacacacatataaggGATCGGGGGAGGAGATGAGGGTGTTGAATTTATCTATAGCGGACGCATTGGGTCATATTAGGTAGTTGGTTTAGTTAGtcagtttttattttgaaaattagttataacaaatatTATTCTCTCCTGACAGAAAGATTTGAAATAGAGAACAGAAGTaatatctctctttctttctttctctcttttctctcattattttcttcAGCAAATAGTTTTTTGCCCTTTATTTCTTACTTCTGGTATCAGAGCACCCGAAGATCCAACGGTGATTTTCAAATCTAGTTGAAGTAGAGATTGCAAAAGTGGAAGAGGAAAAAAGAGAATACCTCAAATGGTATCGGAATCGAATAGTGGCATGATCTAACCACAGATTCTATAATTCACCGATAAGAACTATGATCACTGGAGGATTCAAATGAAGATTTTATTCAGATTTCAAGAGATTTGGGATATGATAGAGAAGGAATTTGAAGAGCCCACAGAGAAAAAAGAAACCATTCTTGATGCAGTAAGAAAGACAGATCTGAAAgataagagaaagagagatcagaAGGCACTTGTTTTCATCTATCagaaagtgttgggaatagtgtcccaaagtcaatcgtcagcctgttgacggttgtgctcctttttgtattagtacatgaattataaataaataaaagttattttggcattttttcatcacaaatgtttcatcttctaatgaactcctgtgttgtggtgaagtccttaggactatttagactcgacaaaggaggatttgtcgcttagtccttaaacatgttcgcgaccaaatgatacgttgttaccaaggacgacaacgtttatcgagcataggtcgttgtgtgccatatgggttggttgtcctcataaccaaagagtgtggagacactggtatggcatacaggtgagatgtaatggtacatctgcactgaacgtgacaaactccggagctatttctgctgtcaagatttgctctgatgggatatgggtataaatgtccctccgatctgagaccgccacggtgacttgcaagcaactcactgcacttaggcactggactacctgaatttctaattcagtgacggaagtttgctgggtgtagtcaagtacttgacttgtcggtgcgtgtgtcaagatgggattgaccactccagtttaggagctgtgtatagtcgtgtttcaatttagcaaaaccttgaccaggatagtcctagtgaggagtcacaggactaattgagttgagcacgattcggatgatatcatcagggttgacagtttaatcctgagtcgtcctaaacacaggggtcaaaaggaatgaattatacggtaaccatattcacgtaggttctgaatgttgcgattgcgattattcgacctatccggtcatcgggtaccattgctagatggtcacttcgattagtatagaaattggttcctgtgctatcggcttaggttcgaacctgcggggtcacacacattagaggttcctttctgatctgatggctgattatgagtcttatctatctgggactctatgattgagaattaggattctctaatcatgagttccacacattttgggtaccgaggtcaaaattttgaatttcaaattttgaatttgaaatttgaactctttgatcagggtttcatatcgatggtctctgatgcctgattgcccatcggatttggactcaatatttatgagaggtttaattagtgatttaatcactaattaactcaatttgattgagtaattatttttggatcaagtccaattgaattggattcagtttggattgacccgattaggttaaatgttgacctaatcgctaaggtggtttagtccctgatttgatcaggggttaggtttagttaattcctgatttgattaggattttattgagcctaattaagcctaattatgttgggtttaatctggtctaattgtgcttgacctattttaaactaggttggctcaatttgaatcaaaccaccttgttttaaatttcctgcgacacccaacttccttgcacccatttgaattcacgagaagaaacttctcgtgaaatttttctcacgcaaaacccttccccacgccctcatttgtgcgccatatggatggataaaataattagttagccattcaaattcaaagcatgtttgaatttgaatggataacttatcacttgccctttcatccttatccattttgtatgccacattacttacacgagaaaaggtttctcataaaacattttccacacacaaagagccacgccccttctcttctcatgcccaaaaggatagggataagttggttttcgtttgaattcaaatttgatttgaattcaaatgtgtaacctcttgtctttatcctctcacgcggataagacacgttcgacgttgttttaaaaagagaaaaaaggtgggacgtgcgtaaaaaaattttaagagagaaactttggggcgtgaggaaggcttctgcgcaaggtgaatgtccaaaaccttccgagagaaaaagaaagaaaagagagaaaattgggtgcagggtttttggtgtgtaccctagggtttctacctaggattcgggaagtgagattggtgtgccacgagtgtcgtgagtccatcaaattttagagagagatccatcagcctctcaagcaactgtgcagacgatccggagtgtctgagaagtcggcacacatcgatcgaaggagttcgatcaacatctgccatcaaaagggtgaaatcacgaactagcattcgtgaggagctgatcagacgggagcttcgtgtggactatccacagaggtcagacatttgtgtggctgcgacgtgatgatcagagctccccgacggtgatcagattacggtgatcgactatccgcaaaaaggtgatgtgttctgaacacaatactgtaaaacgtttactgattcaaatttgaatttcaaatttaaatgcatgctgttgtatcatatttagatcctagtgtagggttaattagtattaattaacgagattaattaataatttcgctgtaaaatagtaattttgaaaaagttttaaaattaccattttgcccctgcactaaattttcgcttcaaaatggtatcagagcatgattctagaatatgatatacatatgcatccatagattaaggtgtaatctataagtttaaatttgaaattcaaaattcaaaattcgaaattcaaaaagatttgaaatttgaaatttgaaatttgaaatttgttagaagtttcaaatttgaaattcaaaatttgaaatttgaaatttggttgaaatcttaaatttgaaatttgaaattcgaaatttaaaatttgaaattcaaaattcaaaatttaaaatttgaaatttggttgaaatctcaaatttgaaatttgaaatttgaaattcgaaatttgaaatttgaaattcaaaaattcaaaatttaaaatttaaagattggaaatttgaaatttgaaatttggttgaaatctcaaatttgaaatttaaaatttgaaatttaaaatttaaaatttgaaatttgaaatttgaaattcaaaatttaaattttgaaattgatatatttagatatacttgatccaagtagcaagtaatctaattgggttggttgccatggccgtccgatcataggagaaaagtagggtttaaaggccctctcttcccattcgatggggtctcctatggcggtaggggtgccgatgcaattatatcccatgccgatgaagcagcgaaaggacttaattaagaaatttatcatgaatgtgttagattagatctaaaagaaaatttatgatttattttgagttattttctgttatgaaatgagcaatagaattactgtttatgaaatatgctgacccgtttgtgaaatgagttaacacatttggtgaacagaaaataaaatctttcaaatttgaaaattatttttaaaatgctaaaccctgacccatcagcccaagtacttaattaaaagaattaagtgttgtctagtaggtctagaattgtgaattaagacctaagacaattgcataaacttgtgggtcaatgggttagatgaattaggtccataattaggttagacctaaggttagtttaaaaaatagactaaatggagtaattgatcaaatctaatcaaaagttgaattagattaggtcaaggatactctagactcaacttcaatagttgtagttgaatgggtccatgtctttaactagaccaagatggacttaattcatggctacgtggtggagccctatttactaagttgatcaaaattaaaactaatgaaccggttggtgtctaaggtaagttcggtagttttgaccagtggttcttaagcgggagctactcgcattgattcgatcattgacgagttaatggcaaatccccaccactgatctcacttacctggccaatctggtaagttagattttgattagatcacttggtgattagagctcacccatgtcattaggtaaatcagtatgactgatttaggtgctcctaatgccagctttaattaaatcctttttaatctgacttggtgaagtcagtgagaggattgaaattggctagatgatatcttctctactattctttaataaaatcctcaaaattattaggttcctaaaatgattaagttataatgataactaagtcatagcctcccattaagtgaatgataatgagtccattagttcaatgatcattggaggcccaaaggcctggtgctcattggctaatggaattattattcataatatgataatttgattgagtctttctgatggtggttaggttgaccagccaaagtcgggcctgatcatttattggtccgattcactaaattaagtcatgttaatggttggacctaaccagatcttttcagtggaggccaaagcctactgattaggttctggggcaaaatcaattactagaagttgtttagagaaacaactggttaacaacctacccatagatgcacatgggttgaccaaccaaagttgggcccgtatgtagtctgtgtggattctagtacccattaaggaattaaagtaattcctcgaattggaggatgaggctaccagttcgtaaaaatattgaaaaaaactttagactaaaattcaagtctttagtattaatttatgtactaatagaggtctcgttttcttttaagcagctatggccattaccctgtcgctccggtcattattagataatgacaagctcatgggacccaatttcgatagctggtatcgaaaattgaaaatcatccttgagcatgagcggatcctttatgtagtaacggatccagcaccggaggagccagctccgaacgctagtaaggcgatccgagacacttacttgaagtggctcaatgaccgcaccaccgttcgatgtattatactggcagcaatgaatgacgagttcagtcgaaggtttgagaacgcccagccacaggagatgcttcaaatgttgaacgactcctttggcacgcctgacgacgttgaaaggcacaaaactagttgtgccattttcaatgctcggatgagggatggggcctcagtcactgatcatgtactgtacatgattgagatgattgagcgcctaagcaaattgggctttcctctgcacgagcagctcggtaaggatgcgatctttaattccttgcccaagtccttcctcccattccttactcattttcgaatgacaaagcctgcagtaaactaccacggattgttggggttgctgcagaactttgagaaggatcaccaactccataaggagtcggtgaatgtagtgggagggtcttcttctcgtcgtcaaccctttggaaaggggaagaagaacaagaagaagaaaaataagaaggtgcaatctcatgctgggacagtagcacggggtcagaccaagaagcgcaagcacgaccagagccaggcagagtgcttcttttacaagaagcacgggaattggaagaggaactgtcctcaatacattgcctccctggactcgaacaggccaaagaagaagcaaggtaattatatgataactccttgcaacttttcgatttgtgatactactgcatgggtattggataccgaaagcccttatcatatttgtaattcgatgcaagatctgcaggtcagtaggagatttgatgaaggcgagaggttcctgaatgttggagatggaagcaaagttccagttctagctttaggaatcatgagtcttgtaatcaattctcgtaatgtaattctgagtgaatgtcactattgtccaagttttttattaaatattgtttctgtaggccttttggccatatacggttatgattttttaataaaaaaaaatatttgcaatatcattttgaatggtgttacaatatttgttggacaattaaataatggaatttagttactatcacagcctgttaatgtggttcaaaaattcggtaaatgctctagaatagataatgtgtcagaagtctacctttggcactgtaggctaggtcatatcaataagaacaggataaacaggttggctcaagaaggaattcttgaagttagtgattgtgaatcacttccaacctgtgagtcctgtcttcttgggaagatgaccaagtcaccttttactgaaaaaggtgagcgagttagtgaactcttaggtctggtacattctgatgtatgtggacccatgagctcaagtgcaagaggtggatttttctacttcataaccttcacagacgacctatctaggtatgggtatgtctatttaatgaagcataagtcggaatcatttgaaatgttcaaactattccgaaatgaggtagaaaaataaactgggaagtgtattaaaactcttcgatctgatcgaggaggtgaatacctttccaacgagtttctgacgtatctaggggagaatgggattctctctcagtggactcctcctggaacaccacagcataatggtgtgtctgaaaggagaaatcggaccctgttagacatggttcgatccatgatggggtttgctggtctgccgatctccctctggggatatgcgctcgaatcagcttgttaccttctaaatagagtttcgagtaagtctgtagccaaaacgccatatgagatatggataggacgtaagccaatactctcgcaccttagggtttgggggtgtccgacttatgttaaacgtttaattacagacaagcttggacctaggtctgacaagtgtaattttatagggtacccaaaagagaccaaagggtattatttctaccttgctgatgagcaaaaggtgtttgtcagccttaaggcaatctttttagaaaagaagttccttagtgaaggaactgttgcctctaaagttgaacttgatgaagttcgacaggtgaaaaaaccgacacatgttactgaaccagaaccggatttgattatatcagatccggagcccattaattatgcacccttaaggcggtctggtagagtaccacatcaaccggacagatactatggtttcttggtccgggatggtgatcctgtcgaacttgatgaaaacgatgaggatccgatcacctacatggatgcaatgcagagacctgactctgagaaatggctagaggccatgaaatccgaaatggagtccatgaaggttaacgatgtgtggatattggttgacccacccgaaggagtaaaacccacccaaaggagtaaaacccatagggtgtaagtgggtcttcaaaaggaagaggggcgcagacggaaaggtggagacctataaagctcgtctgattgccaagggatatcgtcaacgttatggtatagactatgacgagacattttctcctgtggcaatgctcaaatctattcggattatgcttgcgatagctgcccatctggactatgaaatctggcagatggatgtgaagacagctttcctaaacggagagctggacgaa from Elaeis guineensis isolate ETL-2024a chromosome 4, EG11, whole genome shotgun sequence includes these protein-coding regions:
- the LOC140857028 gene encoding hevamine-A-like; protein product: MAPSGLARFLLFLILSLIFSLSDAGRIAIYWGQNGNEGTLAETCATGDYAFVNLAFLCTFGASNTPQLNLAGHCDPYSNGCTSLSQDIKSCQAKGVKVMLSIGGGAGAYSLTSKDDARQVARYIWNNYLGGHSSSRPLGDAVLDGVDFDIEGGSPDHYDDLARYLSAYSAKGKKVYLTAAPQCPYPDAWVGGALDTGLFDYVWVQFYNNPPCQYSSGDAANLEDAWKQWTSGIKATNIFLGLPAAPDAAGSGFIPIGDLKSQVLPALKKSSKYGGVMLWSKYYDDQTGYSKAIKPDV